A DNA window from Vagococcus penaei contains the following coding sequences:
- the groL gene encoding chaperonin GroEL (60 kDa chaperone family; promotes refolding of misfolded polypeptides especially under stressful conditions; forms two stacked rings of heptamers to form a barrel-shaped 14mer; ends can be capped by GroES; misfolded proteins enter the barrel where they are refolded when GroES binds): MAKDIKFSEDARSAMMRGVDTLANIVKVTLGPKGRNVVLDKSFGSPLITNDGVTIAKEVELEDRFENMGAQLVAEVASKTNDIAGDGTTTATVLTQAIVREGLKNVTAGANPIGIRRGIELATKKAVEELHNLSKKVDSKEAIAQVAAVSSGSETIGQLISEAMEKVGNDGVITIEESKGIETELDVVEGMQFDRGYLSQYMVTDNDKMEAVLENPYILITDKKISNIQDILPLLEQILQQGKPLLIIADDVDGEALPTLVLNKIRGTFNVAAVKAPGFGDRRKEMLQDIAVLTGGTVITEELGLDLKDTTIESLGTASKVVIDKDSTTIVEGGGNSQAIAERVSLIRSHIAETTSDFDREKLQERLAKLSGGVAVVKVGAATETELKELKLRIEDALNATRAAVEEGIVPGGGTAFVNVLSHLDDIEAEGDEATGVSIVLRALEEPVRQIAENAGLEGSVIVDKLKREKAGIGYNARTNEWVDMITAGIVDPTKVTRSALQNAASVAALLLTTEGVIADRPEKDAPGMPGGMDPSMMGGMM; the protein is encoded by the coding sequence ATGGCTAAAGATATTAAATTTTCAGAAGATGCACGTAGCGCAATGATGCGTGGTGTGGATACACTAGCAAATATTGTAAAAGTAACTTTAGGACCTAAAGGACGTAACGTTGTTTTAGATAAATCATTTGGTTCTCCTTTAATTACAAATGACGGCGTAACAATCGCTAAAGAAGTTGAATTAGAAGATCGTTTTGAAAATATGGGTGCTCAGTTAGTTGCTGAAGTAGCATCAAAAACAAATGATATTGCTGGTGACGGAACAACAACAGCAACTGTTTTAACTCAAGCTATTGTACGTGAAGGCTTAAAAAACGTGACTGCTGGCGCAAATCCAATTGGTATTCGTCGTGGTATCGAATTAGCAACTAAAAAAGCTGTTGAGGAACTACACAACTTATCTAAAAAAGTTGATTCAAAAGAAGCTATCGCTCAAGTAGCTGCTGTATCTTCTGGTAGTGAAACAATTGGCCAATTAATTTCTGAAGCAATGGAAAAAGTTGGTAATGATGGCGTAATTACAATTGAAGAATCAAAAGGAATTGAAACAGAATTAGACGTTGTAGAAGGTATGCAATTTGATCGTGGTTATTTATCACAATATATGGTTACTGACAACGATAAAATGGAAGCTGTATTAGAAAATCCTTATATCCTAATTACTGATAAAAAAATCTCAAACATTCAAGATATTTTACCTTTACTAGAACAAATTCTACAACAAGGTAAACCATTATTAATTATCGCTGATGACGTTGATGGGGAAGCTTTACCAACTTTAGTATTAAATAAAATTCGTGGTACATTTAACGTAGCTGCTGTTAAAGCACCTGGTTTCGGTGACCGTCGTAAAGAAATGTTACAAGATATTGCTGTTCTAACTGGTGGTACAGTAATCACTGAAGAATTAGGTTTAGATTTAAAAGATACAACCATTGAATCTTTAGGTACTGCTAGCAAAGTTGTTATTGATAAAGATAGCACAACTATTGTTGAAGGTGGCGGTAACTCTCAAGCTATCGCTGAACGTGTATCACTCATTCGTTCACACATTGCTGAAACAACTTCAGACTTTGATCGTGAAAAATTACAAGAACGTCTAGCTAAGTTATCTGGAGGGGTGGCAGTTGTTAAAGTTGGTGCCGCAACTGAAACAGAATTAAAAGAATTGAAACTACGCATTGAAGATGCTTTAAATGCAACTCGTGCTGCTGTTGAAGAAGGTATTGTCCCTGGTGGTGGTACTGCGTTTGTTAATGTCTTATCACATCTAGATGATATTGAAGCTGAGGGTGATGAAGCAACTGGTGTAAGCATCGTCTTACGTGCATTAGAAGAACCTGTTCGCCAAATTGCTGAAAATGCCGGCTTAGAAGGATCAGTCATTGTTGATAAATTAAAACGTGAAAAAGCTGGTATTGGTTATAATGCACGTACAAATGAATGGGTAGATATGATTACTGCTGGAATAGTTGATCCTACAAAAGTAACTCGCTCAGCTCTACAAAATGCTGCAAGTGTCGCTGCTTTATTATTAACAACTGAAGGTGTTATTGCAGATCGACCTGAAAAAGATGCCCCAGGAATGCCTGGCGGTATGGACCCATCAATGATGGGCGGTATGATGTAG
- the groES gene encoding co-chaperone GroES: MLKPLGDRVIISVKEEEEKTASGFVLTPASKEKSQSGEIIAVGEGRTLDNGTKLPVSVSVGQTVMFEKYAGQEVKYDGQEFLIVHEKDIIAIVE, translated from the coding sequence GTGTTAAAACCATTAGGAGATCGTGTTATCATTTCAGTTAAAGAAGAAGAAGAAAAAACAGCTAGTGGCTTTGTTTTGACTCCTGCTTCTAAAGAAAAATCTCAATCTGGCGAAATTATCGCTGTTGGTGAAGGTCGTACCCTTGACAATGGGACTAAATTACCAGTTTCTGTGTCTGTAGGACAAACAGTCATGTTTGAAAAATATGCAGGTCAAGAAGTAAAATATGACGGACAAGAATTTTTAATTGTTCACGAAAAAGATATTATCGCAATCGTTGAATAA
- a CDS encoding CPBP family intramembrane glutamic endopeptidase translates to MTLNRNTIWTIFIFLAVLNSPLLFQVLGQTRNIVLNGTALTYLVGATVLIWLYKKSSKQGTLSESKKQVSRMKIIVVGVSGIFLSLILQGVLTQLDSQLFNQPIESQNTQTIMALVKQAPLYIIAVSIAGPIMEELVFRFSLTNWLGQRMPIWLAAGISSFLFAIMHNDGHWLVYGGLGLLFFIIYQRTNSIWSAIITHAGMNTLVVCLQLFS, encoded by the coding sequence GTGACACTTAATCGGAATACTATTTGGACAATTTTTATTTTTTTGGCTGTTTTAAATAGCCCATTATTGTTTCAAGTACTTGGACAAACAAGAAATATCGTGTTAAATGGGACAGCACTAACTTATCTAGTAGGAGCGACTGTTTTGATTTGGTTATACAAAAAGTCCTCAAAACAGGGAACACTTTCAGAATCAAAAAAACAAGTTAGCCGTATGAAAATTATTGTAGTCGGTGTTAGTGGTATTTTTTTGAGCTTAATTTTGCAAGGCGTTTTGACACAGCTTGATAGTCAGTTATTTAATCAACCAATTGAGTCACAAAATACTCAAACAATAATGGCGTTAGTCAAGCAAGCACCACTTTATATTATTGCTGTCAGTATTGCAGGGCCAATTATGGAAGAATTAGTCTTTCGATTCAGCTTGACTAATTGGCTTGGGCAAAGAATGCCAATTTGGTTAGCGGCAGGCATTAGTTCATTTTTATTTGCAATTATGCATAATGATGGTCATTGGTTAGTATATGGCGGGTTAGGTTTATTATTTTTTATTATCTATCAGCGGACAAACTCAATTTGGAGTGCTATTATTACGCATGCCGGTATGAATACATTGGTCGTCTGCTTACAATTATTTTCTTAA
- a CDS encoding redox-sensing transcriptional repressor Rex, with the protein MKEMSIPKATARRLPLYYRYLKFLFDSGKQKVSSTELSDAVKVDSATIRRDFSYFGELGKRGYGYDVESLMNFFGKTLNEDILTNVALIGVGNLGHALLNYRFHQSDSIRISAAFDVNPDIVGRILDGVPVYSADEMVEQIKAQHIDVAILTVPLEVAQQNVDKLVEAGVKGIMNFTPVRINTPDDVMVQNVDLTNEMQTLIYFLSHYNDNSDAQE; encoded by the coding sequence ATGAAAGAAATGTCGATCCCAAAGGCTACCGCTAGACGACTTCCTTTGTACTATCGCTATTTAAAATTTTTATTTGATTCAGGCAAGCAAAAAGTGTCATCTACCGAATTAAGTGACGCTGTAAAAGTAGATAGTGCGACAATCCGTCGTGACTTCTCATATTTTGGAGAATTAGGAAAACGCGGGTATGGTTACGATGTGGAAAGTTTAATGAATTTCTTTGGAAAAACATTAAATGAAGATATCTTAACGAATGTTGCATTAATCGGTGTTGGTAACTTAGGCCATGCTTTATTAAATTACCGTTTCCACCAAAGTGATAGCATCCGAATTAGCGCTGCTTTCGATGTCAATCCTGATATTGTTGGTCGTATCTTAGATGGTGTTCCTGTGTATTCAGCTGACGAGATGGTTGAACAAATTAAAGCTCAACATATTGATGTCGCTATTTTGACGGTACCATTAGAAGTGGCACAACAAAATGTTGATAAGCTAGTCGAAGCCGGCGTTAAAGGGATAATGAACTTTACACCTGTTCGTATTAATACACCTGATGATGTAATGGTACAGAATGTCGACTTGACTAATGAAATGCAAACATTGATTTATTTCTTATCACACTACAATGATAATAGTGATGCACAAGAATAA
- a CDS encoding ABC-F family ATP-binding cassette domain-containing protein has product MILLQASQVARLFGDDVLFENVQLEVQDRSRIALVGRNGTGKSTLLKILAGIEEPDLGTVSKTKQLTIGYLDQHTGLESGKTVWEEMLTVFDDVRQMEKQLRQKEQEIADYSSQEAIDEVKYEQLLNQYSTLQHAFDQVNGYGYESEIKSVLHGFNFKTDFYDRVVSTLSGGQKTRLALARLLLERPELLILDEPTNHLDIETLSWLENYLQNYRGALLIVSHDRYFLDKIVTEVYEISRRKMWHYKGNYSRYLDQKAERLEQEWREFDKQQAEIAKLEDFVARNLVRASTTKRAQSRRKQLEKMERIDKPIGDDKSATFHFSSNRPSGKEVLFVEHAAIGYEADQILSEPVDFQIRKQEAVALVGPNGVGKSTLLKSIMAQIPFLQGGMKLGHHVDIGYYDQEQANLHSNQTVLEELWSEHRTTPEKDIRTILGSFLFSGEDVKKTIPLLSGGEKARVALAKLSMHRDNFLILDEPTNHLDIDSKEVLEDALIDYDGTLLFVSHDRYFINRIATSVLELSPEGSTLYHGDYDYYVEKKLEEEHVAALLANDVQESMEQATDTKKNFELDKKKQRERRQLERQVATIEEAMQALETQIEILQVEMEKPEYIEDHVGLQKLNQELETHYSEQDKLLEQWEEASLALEAFDD; this is encoded by the coding sequence ATGATTTTATTACAAGCAAGCCAAGTAGCGAGGCTCTTTGGAGATGACGTGTTATTTGAGAATGTTCAATTAGAAGTTCAAGATCGTAGTCGGATTGCCTTAGTTGGACGTAATGGTACAGGTAAGTCAACTTTATTAAAAATTTTAGCAGGGATTGAAGAACCTGATTTAGGAACAGTCTCTAAAACAAAACAATTAACAATAGGCTATTTGGATCAACATACAGGATTAGAATCTGGCAAAACGGTTTGGGAAGAAATGTTGACTGTCTTTGATGATGTCCGTCAAATGGAAAAACAATTGCGGCAAAAAGAGCAAGAGATTGCTGATTATTCCAGCCAAGAGGCAATCGATGAAGTGAAATATGAGCAGTTGTTAAATCAATATTCAACTTTGCAACATGCTTTTGATCAGGTTAATGGCTATGGTTATGAATCAGAAATAAAGTCAGTATTACACGGATTTAACTTTAAAACAGACTTTTATGACCGGGTTGTTAGTACACTATCAGGTGGGCAAAAAACACGTTTAGCACTTGCTCGATTGTTATTAGAGCGTCCAGAGTTATTGATTTTGGATGAGCCAACGAACCATTTAGATATTGAAACATTAAGTTGGCTAGAAAATTATCTGCAAAATTATCGTGGTGCATTATTAATTGTGTCACATGATCGCTATTTCTTGGATAAAATAGTTACGGAAGTATATGAAATTAGTCGTCGAAAAATGTGGCATTACAAAGGTAATTATAGTCGCTATTTAGATCAAAAAGCCGAACGTCTAGAGCAAGAATGGCGAGAATTTGATAAGCAACAAGCTGAAATTGCTAAATTAGAAGATTTTGTGGCGCGTAATCTAGTTCGGGCATCAACGACAAAACGTGCACAAAGCCGACGTAAACAATTAGAAAAAATGGAGCGAATCGATAAGCCAATTGGTGATGATAAGTCAGCAACGTTTCATTTTAGTTCAAATCGTCCTTCTGGAAAAGAAGTACTCTTTGTTGAACACGCGGCAATAGGATATGAGGCTGATCAGATTTTATCTGAGCCAGTTGATTTTCAGATTCGTAAGCAAGAGGCAGTGGCATTAGTTGGACCTAATGGTGTTGGTAAGTCAACCTTATTAAAATCAATTATGGCACAAATACCTTTCTTGCAAGGTGGGATGAAGTTAGGTCATCATGTAGATATTGGCTATTATGACCAAGAACAAGCCAATCTGCATTCTAATCAAACCGTTCTTGAAGAATTATGGAGCGAACATCGTACAACGCCAGAAAAGGATATTCGGACGATTCTAGGTAGTTTTTTATTTTCAGGTGAAGATGTTAAAAAGACAATTCCACTTTTAAGTGGGGGAGAAAAAGCACGTGTTGCATTGGCGAAGTTGTCCATGCATCGCGATAACTTCTTGATATTAGATGAGCCGACGAACCATTTAGATATTGATAGCAAGGAAGTTTTAGAAGACGCTCTGATTGACTATGATGGTACATTGCTTTTTGTGTCGCATGACCGCTACTTTATTAATCGTATTGCAACGAGTGTTTTAGAGTTGTCACCAGAGGGTAGTACTTTATATCATGGTGATTATGACTATTATGTGGAAAAAAAATTGGAAGAAGAACATGTGGCAGCTTTATTGGCTAATGATGTACAAGAGTCTATGGAGCAAGCTACTGATACAAAGAAAAATTTTGAACTAGATAAGAAGAAACAAAGGGAACGTCGTCAATTAGAACGTCAAGTTGCGACGATTGAAGAAGCGATGCAAGCTCTTGAAACTCAGATTGAGATACTGCAAGTAGAGATGGAGAAACCTGAGTATATTGAAGACCATGTTGGTTTACAAAAATTAAATCAAGAGTTGGAGACACACTATAGTGAACAAGATAAGTTGCTTGAACAATGGGAAGAAGCATCATTAGCATTAGAAGCATTTGATGATTAA
- the queG gene encoding tRNA epoxyqueuosine(34) reductase QueG, which produces MYHVLKEKIIAASQDIGIDKIGFTTADPFDHLKDSLEEQKANGHTTGFEHPIIDERLYPELIFDQPQSIISIALAYPTRAKNRPQAIRGEKRGRFARASWGTDYHHILRDRLDKLMAFIREACDNDESITFKPMVDTGELIDVAVAQRAGLGFIGKNGLLITEEFGSYVYLGEIITNIPFEPDTPIANQCGDCTKCIDFCPTSALLGDGRMNATKCLSYQTQTKGFMPKEYRPKIRTIIYGCDICQEVCPFNKGKDFHFHPEMEPDPDITQPLLKPLLTISNKEFKQRFGTLAGSWRGKKPIQRNAIIALANARDKTCLPNLLQCIEQDPRPVIRGTAAWALSQIAPTNQEVKNFLEDYLAKETDDDAQIEFLDAIAHMNEQIILTKQNKS; this is translated from the coding sequence ATGTACCATGTATTAAAAGAAAAAATCATTGCTGCTAGTCAAGACATTGGCATCGATAAAATCGGCTTTACAACAGCTGATCCTTTTGACCATTTGAAAGATAGCTTGGAAGAACAAAAAGCCAATGGTCATACGACGGGATTCGAACACCCTATTATTGACGAACGACTTTACCCTGAATTGATTTTTGATCAACCACAGTCAATTATTTCAATTGCTCTCGCATATCCGACACGTGCCAAAAATCGGCCGCAAGCCATTCGTGGTGAAAAAAGAGGACGTTTTGCCCGAGCATCATGGGGCACAGACTATCATCATATTTTACGTGACCGTCTAGACAAGTTAATGGCCTTTATTAGAGAAGCCTGTGATAACGATGAGTCAATTACCTTTAAACCAATGGTCGATACGGGGGAATTAATCGATGTGGCCGTTGCCCAAAGAGCAGGACTCGGATTTATCGGCAAGAATGGGCTACTAATCACAGAAGAATTTGGTTCGTATGTCTATCTAGGTGAGATTATTACCAATATTCCGTTTGAACCGGATACTCCAATTGCTAACCAATGTGGAGACTGTACGAAATGTATTGATTTTTGTCCAACCTCTGCTCTACTAGGTGATGGACGAATGAATGCAACTAAATGTTTATCTTATCAAACTCAGACAAAAGGCTTTATGCCTAAAGAATACCGACCTAAAATTAGAACGATTATCTATGGATGCGATATTTGCCAGGAAGTTTGTCCGTTTAATAAGGGTAAAGACTTTCATTTCCACCCCGAAATGGAACCTGATCCTGATATCACTCAGCCTTTACTGAAACCACTCTTAACTATTTCAAATAAGGAGTTTAAACAACGCTTTGGGACACTCGCTGGTTCATGGCGGGGTAAAAAACCGATTCAGCGTAATGCTATTATCGCTTTAGCCAATGCGAGAGATAAAACTTGTTTACCAAATTTGCTTCAATGTATTGAGCAAGACCCACGTCCAGTTATTCGTGGGACAGCTGCCTGGGCATTAAGCCAAATTGCACCAACGAATCAAGAAGTGAAAAATTTTTTAGAAGACTATTTAGCTAAAGAAACCGATGATGACGCACAAATTGAATTTTTGGATGCTATTGCGCATATGAACGAACAAATAATACTCACCAAACAAAACAAAAGCTAG
- a CDS encoding competence protein CoiA, with protein MLLGKGQDGELVDLTQMKKKDIELLRDKKWYCCCCGSLLCLKNGSQLMSHFAHKSKQHCDSFAESESQEHLTGKAIIAQNCRHYQHEYQLEAYLPTLNQRPDVLIVPKIAIEFQCSQLALSRFIERSQTYQRHGYYVCWLLGRELFVRRPLKKLSTLQIHCLRLSNTLGFYLWGVDVLTLELKLVYYIRYCHGHLTYQEASWSLKEESLVSLLKAPHLNYLLLKTTHGPLGDACYRRTNWNQRLTKKESSIMVLQAYFYERGLNLRTLPNYLMVPDLTHVIFGETELIIRYESLVYMRRVGKGTVAQLVTSLMSLPLIRQVANQATLIQPYRLLEQVVMSYCLILGQQDMIQYQESQATWEYLGE; from the coding sequence ATGTTACTAGGTAAAGGTCAAGATGGTGAATTAGTTGATTTGACGCAAATGAAAAAAAAGGATATTGAATTATTACGAGATAAGAAATGGTACTGTTGTTGCTGCGGGTCTTTGCTATGTTTAAAAAATGGTTCGCAGTTAATGTCGCATTTTGCCCATAAGTCTAAACAACACTGTGATAGTTTTGCCGAAAGTGAAAGTCAGGAGCATCTAACTGGTAAAGCCATCATTGCTCAAAATTGTCGTCATTATCAACATGAGTATCAATTAGAAGCATATTTACCAACGTTAAATCAACGGCCTGATGTACTGATTGTTCCCAAAATTGCCATTGAATTTCAATGCAGTCAATTAGCGTTGTCACGTTTTATTGAACGTTCGCAAACCTATCAGCGACATGGTTATTATGTTTGTTGGTTGTTAGGGCGAGAGTTATTTGTCAGACGCCCATTAAAAAAACTATCGACATTACAAATTCACTGTCTAAGATTATCTAACACGTTAGGTTTTTATTTATGGGGTGTCGACGTTTTAACGCTAGAATTAAAACTGGTTTATTATATTCGATACTGTCATGGTCATTTGACTTATCAAGAAGCTAGTTGGTCTTTAAAAGAAGAGAGTTTGGTATCTTTATTAAAAGCACCGCACTTAAATTATCTGCTCTTAAAAACCACACATGGCCCATTAGGGGATGCCTGTTATCGCAGGACTAACTGGAACCAACGTTTAACTAAAAAGGAGTCCTCGATAATGGTGCTTCAAGCATATTTTTATGAACGGGGATTAAATCTTCGAACACTACCTAATTATTTAATGGTCCCCGATTTAACGCATGTTATTTTTGGTGAAACGGAGTTAATTATCCGTTATGAAAGTTTAGTTTATATGAGGAGAGTGGGTAAAGGGACAGTCGCTCAATTAGTGACTAGTCTGATGTCTTTACCATTAATCCGACAAGTAGCTAATCAAGCAACGTTGATTCAGCCTTATCGATTGCTGGAACAAGTTGTTATGAGTTATTGCTTAATTTTAGGGCAACAAGACATGATTCAATACCAAGAATCACAAGCAACTTGGGAATATCTTGGAGAATAG
- the pepF gene encoding oligoendopeptidase F: protein MTEAKSLPNRQDLPEEKTWDLTYIFKQESDVEAAFKETTDLINQAKNYQHTLKDGADAFLKAIEYVLDVYRQVEKIYVYSHLKNDQDTANTEYQTLYAKASTLAAQAGEAVAWFQPEVLTLSDDMIDGYFADNDALSVYRYFVKQMTDNRAHVLSSSEEELLAGASEIFDASSNTFSILNNADLVFPVVTDDNGDKVELSSGVYGQLMESTNRQVRKDAFEGLYSVYHQFRNTFASTLGSHVKKHNFSAKVRKYSSAREAALSNNHIPEAVYDTLLDVVHKNLPLLHRYVALRKKLLAVDELHMYDLYTPVLGDAPIKYTYDEAKEKTLEALAPLGEEYGSILKESFKDRWIDVIENKGKRSGAYSSGSYDTKPYILLNWHDSINHLYTLVHELGHSVHSYYTRSSQPYVYGDYSIFLAEIASTTNENILTEHLLETEKDPKVRAFILNHYLDGVKGTIFRQTQFAEFEHFIHTEDAKGIPLTSEYLSDYYGQLNATYYGDSVARDPEIADEWARIPHFYYNYYVYQYATGFSAASALADKIVKKEPEALEKYINFLKAGSSDYPIEVMKKAGVDMTQAAYIEEAMQVFEARLNELEALVATF from the coding sequence ATGACAGAAGCAAAATCATTACCAAATCGTCAAGACCTACCTGAAGAAAAAACATGGGATTTAACGTATATTTTTAAACAAGAATCAGATGTTGAGGCAGCATTCAAAGAAACAACTGACTTGATTAATCAAGCAAAAAATTATCAACATACATTAAAAGACGGAGCAGATGCCTTTTTAAAAGCCATTGAGTACGTTTTAGACGTCTATCGTCAGGTTGAAAAAATCTATGTGTATTCACATCTTAAAAATGACCAAGATACAGCAAATACAGAGTATCAAACACTTTACGCTAAAGCGAGTACGTTAGCTGCTCAAGCTGGTGAAGCAGTTGCTTGGTTTCAACCAGAAGTCTTAACTTTATCAGATGATATGATTGATGGTTATTTTGCTGATAATGATGCATTAAGTGTCTATCGTTACTTTGTTAAGCAAATGACAGATAATCGCGCACATGTCTTATCATCGTCAGAAGAAGAATTATTGGCTGGTGCGAGTGAAATTTTTGACGCATCAAGTAATACTTTCTCTATTTTAAATAATGCGGATTTAGTCTTTCCAGTTGTAACAGATGACAACGGCGATAAAGTCGAATTATCAAGTGGTGTCTACGGTCAATTAATGGAAAGTACGAATCGTCAAGTCCGTAAAGATGCGTTTGAAGGCTTATATAGTGTGTATCATCAATTCCGCAATACATTTGCTAGCACATTAGGTTCACATGTTAAAAAACATAATTTTAGTGCCAAAGTGAGAAAGTATTCTTCGGCACGTGAAGCAGCTCTTAGCAATAATCATATTCCGGAAGCAGTATATGACACGTTATTAGATGTTGTTCACAAAAATCTACCATTACTACATCGCTATGTGGCGTTACGTAAAAAATTACTAGCCGTTGATGAATTACATATGTATGATTTATACACTCCAGTTTTAGGTGATGCACCAATCAAATACACATACGACGAAGCGAAAGAAAAAACTTTAGAAGCATTAGCACCTTTAGGAGAAGAATACGGGTCAATCTTAAAAGAGTCATTTAAAGACCGTTGGATTGATGTGATTGAAAACAAAGGAAAACGCAGTGGGGCGTATTCATCAGGAAGCTATGATACCAAACCATACATTTTATTAAACTGGCATGACAGTATTAATCACCTTTATACGTTGGTACATGAGTTAGGTCATAGTGTTCATAGTTACTATACACGCTCATCGCAACCGTATGTTTACGGCGATTATTCAATTTTCTTAGCTGAAATCGCGTCAACAACAAATGAAAATATTTTAACAGAGCATTTATTGGAAACAGAAAAGGATCCGAAAGTTCGTGCCTTCATTTTAAATCATTATTTAGATGGCGTGAAAGGAACGATTTTCCGTCAAACTCAATTTGCTGAATTTGAGCATTTTATTCATACTGAAGATGCAAAAGGTATTCCATTAACAAGTGAATACTTATCTGATTACTATGGTCAATTGAATGCAACGTATTATGGAGATAGTGTCGCACGTGACCCTGAGATTGCGGATGAGTGGGCAAGAATTCCTCATTTCTACTATAACTATTATGTGTATCAATATGCGACTGGTTTCTCAGCTGCTTCTGCTTTAGCTGATAAAATTGTGAAAAAAGAACCAGAAGCTTTAGAGAAATACATTAATTTCTTAAAAGCTGGTAGCAGTGATTACCCAATTGAAGTGATGAAAAAAGCAGGTGTTGATATGACACAGGCTGCTTATATTGAAGAAGCAATGCAAGTCTTTGAGGCACGTCTAAATGAATTAGAAGCATTAGTTGCTACGTTTTAA
- a CDS encoding DsbA family protein gives MIEIYLFINPLDERSFNLEKKFLNFIKADSDWIQLRWIPILNPQVLQRYLLDNHLNKKNLIFRNQLFELLYTTCLDFKAVQLQGQALAKQFLMQLQKKILLEKNDYTDNLIEQILNDLGVDLDAFIVDRQSQLIIDFFQMDQQIAHEMKVERFSSAVIFNYATDDNFGILLTDDTPDDIIQSLLEPDVQQIKPNLGPYYSLLQK, from the coding sequence ATGATTGAAATCTACTTATTTATTAACCCACTCGACGAACGTAGTTTTAACTTAGAAAAAAAATTTTTAAACTTTATAAAAGCAGACAGTGATTGGATTCAACTACGTTGGATTCCAATCCTAAATCCACAAGTGCTTCAGCGTTATTTATTAGACAACCATTTAAACAAAAAAAATTTAATCTTTCGTAATCAACTTTTTGAACTACTTTATACAACATGCCTAGACTTCAAAGCAGTACAACTACAAGGCCAAGCCCTAGCCAAACAATTTTTAATGCAACTACAAAAAAAGATTTTATTAGAAAAAAATGATTATACTGATAATTTGATTGAACAGATTCTAAATGATTTAGGTGTTGATTTAGATGCCTTTATCGTGGATCGTCAGTCACAATTAATTATTGACTTTTTCCAAATGGATCAACAAATCGCACATGAAATGAAAGTTGAGCGTTTTTCAAGTGCCGTCATTTTTAATTATGCAACTGATGATAACTTTGGCATTTTATTGACCGATGATACACCTGATGATATTATCCAATCTTTATTAGAGCCTGATGTACAACAAATTAAACCAAACCTTGGGCCTTACTACAGTTTATTACAAAAATAA
- a CDS encoding CYTH domain-containing protein: MGKENEIEFKNLLSKSDYERLIEQYNVPQALSIKQTNYYFDTKDARLQHSKMGLRIRQTPTKNELTLKIPTQTEHTLTELTDNLSDEEVEQFLSHKLTKDVSTVLTYLANMGIAPTDLLSIGNLMTDRLEIKLDNHHLLVLDHSFYSDIEDYELEMEVTDEITGEQFFLNFLDRHQLPRREAPKKIARMLQTSQKY; this comes from the coding sequence ATGGGAAAAGAAAATGAAATTGAATTTAAAAATCTGTTAAGTAAATCTGATTATGAGCGATTAATAGAGCAATATAACGTCCCACAAGCTTTATCGATTAAACAAACAAATTATTATTTTGATACAAAAGATGCTCGATTACAGCACTCAAAAATGGGACTTAGAATTCGTCAAACGCCAACAAAGAATGAATTAACGCTCAAAATCCCTACACAGACAGAACATACATTAACTGAACTAACAGATAACTTATCAGATGAGGAAGTCGAACAATTTTTATCACACAAACTGACTAAAGATGTATCGACAGTTTTAACTTATTTAGCCAATATGGGTATTGCTCCAACTGATCTACTATCCATTGGCAATTTAATGACAGATCGCTTAGAGATAAAACTTGATAATCATCATTTACTAGTACTTGATCATAGTTTTTATTCTGATATCGAAGATTATGAGTTAGAGATGGAAGTGACTGATGAAATCACTGGCGAACAATTTTTCTTGAATTTTTTAGATCGTCATCAATTACCTAGACGTGAAGCACCAAAAAAAATTGCCAGAATGTTGCAAACCAGTCAGAAGTATTAG